The following are from one region of the Capsicum annuum cultivar UCD-10X-F1 chromosome 1, UCD10Xv1.1, whole genome shotgun sequence genome:
- the LOC107843025 gene encoding probable H/ACA ribonucleoprotein complex subunit 1, which translates to MARDTYTQSHTARSSSTFHTYATTQSSQSGSIYADTVAVPRAPQRKISSVADRGQGVAGRGQGAIGRGKGSSGRDGGSGRSQYGADRGCGSGRGQCGADRGNEGGTSRGQGGSGGGLKKK; encoded by the exons ATGGCAAGAGATACCTATACTCAAAGTCATACAGCAAGA TCAAGCTCCACCTTTCATACATATGCAACTACACAATCCAGTCAATCAGGATCTATTTATGCTGACACAGTTGCTGTTCCAAGAGCACCTCAAAGAAAGATATCAAGTGTGGCTGATAGAGGTCAAGGTGTTGCTGGTAGAGGTCAAGGTGCTATTGGTAGAGGTAAAGGTAGTTCTGGTAGGGATGGTGGTTCTGGTAGAAGTCAATATGGTGCTGATAGGGGATGTGGTTCTGGTAGGGGTCAATGTGGTGCTGATAGGGGAAATGAAGGAGGAACTAGTAGAGGTCAAGGAGGGAGTGGTGgaggattgaaaaaaaaatag